The Acropora muricata isolate sample 2 chromosome 5, ASM3666990v1, whole genome shotgun sequence genome includes a window with the following:
- the LOC136916058 gene encoding uncharacterized protein — translation MSYLGKKLVKWKHKEKTPKEEWPELVGKNAEEATTIIDKEQPGLKIQIIPQNSFVVKNFEEKRVRLFVDKEQTVVKTPQLG, via the exons ATGTCCTATCTTGGAAAGAAATTAGTGAAATGGAAACATAAAGAAAAGACACCCAAGGAAGAATGGCCAGAACTTGTAGGAAAG AATGCTGAAGAGGCAACTACAATAATCGACAAGGAGCAACCAGGATTGAAA ATTCAAATAATTCCTCAAAATAGTTTTGTTGTGAagaattttgaggaaaaaagaGTGAGATTATTTGTGGACAAAGAGCAAACAGTGGTGAAAACTCCACAACTTGGATAA